The following proteins come from a genomic window of Triticum aestivum cultivar Chinese Spring chromosome 6A, IWGSC CS RefSeq v2.1, whole genome shotgun sequence:
- the LOC123130588 gene encoding uncharacterized protein — protein MAAVGQAQRSASPPAAAQLPPTPCLGSILPRALLGACVPASSASRSFGHGLLDHDPLHAPPRTLLIVHRRGSVSSLSRSKDAKYQDVEDPASSSTGMCGYLHQRPVYAYTTNLGVPRETKYSDDMCTSTPEDLGCTKFHYRRLVRLPPQKRDRQDWTDKYPENVGTSTVDVLFVKSLYENVSHYHRPNVYETCTMTVAEDPMDVKFRVVTPNIDRHEPLLPLTTRERLLPL, from the exons ATGGCCGCTGTCGGCCAAGCTCAAAGGTCCGcctctcctcctgctgctgctcagCTCCCTCCGACGCCTTGCCTCGGCTCCATCCTCCCGCGTGCCCTGCTGGGCGCGTGTGTGCCCGCGTCCAGTGCCTCCCGCTCGTTCGGCCACGGCCTCCTCGACCACGATCCTCTCCATGCGCCGCCGAG GACCCTCCTCATCGTGCACCGTCGCGGTTCGGTTTCTTCTCTCTCAAGGTCGAAGGATGCCAAGTATCAAGATGTCGAAGACCCGGCAAGTTCATCTACGGGCATGTGCGGCTATCTTCACCAAAGACCTGTGTACGCTTACACAACGAACCTTGGAGTTCCACGAGAGACTAAGTACTCCGATGACATGTGTACCAGTACGCCCGAAGaccttggatgcaccaagttccactaccgcCGACTAGTACGACTACCGCCGCAAAAACGAGACCGTCAAgactggaccgacaagtaccccgagaACGTCGGTACCTCTACCGTCGACGTGCTTTTCGTTAAGTCCCTCTACGAAAATGTGTCCCACTACCACCGCCCGAACGTCTACGAAACATGTACCatgaccgtcgccgaagaccccaTGGACGTCAAGTTTcgtgtcgtgaccccgaacatcgacagacatgaaccactacttcccttgaccacccgtgaacgactacttcctctatga